In the genome of Tautonia rosea, the window CCAGCCCCTGCGCCCGGGCCGGACATCAGGTTTGACCCGACCGGCTCACCGATGGTCCGAATCGCGTTATCGGGTCCAGAGACCTCGGCCAGGGGAGATCCCCGTCGGACCAGTCGAGGAGCGACTCGCAGCTCCAGGCCGGCATCTCGGTGATCGCGGGCCACGGCCAGAAGCTTCACGGTGTATCCCAGTTCCGCCGCGTACTGGATGTCGGACGATTGCAAGGTGTCGATCCCCTGCCGAGGAATCATGTCCGTCGTCACCGAGGCGCCGAACGCGAGCTGTGCGAGAATGGCCAGCTTGTGGCTGGTGTCGGTGCCGTCCACATCGAGTGTCGGGTCGGCCTCGGCGTAGCCGAGTTCCTGGGCTTGCCGGAGTGCCTCGGCATATGAGAGCCCCGATCGGGCCATGCTCGACAGGATGAAGTTGCAGGTGCCATTCAGAATGGCCGCGAGGGCCGCGAACCGGTTGGCCGCCAGGCCGACACTGATGGCATGGATGACGGGAATGCCGCCACCCACGGCTCCTTCGAACGCCACGGATCGACCCGCTCGACGCGCCGCGGCAAAAATCTCCGCTCCATGCTCTGCCAGGAGGGCCTTGTTGGCCGTAACCACATCCTTTCCGGCCTCGAGCGCCGCGAGTACGGCGGTCCTCGCCGGCTCGATTCCTCCCATCAGCTCAATGACGAGGGTGGTTTCCGGATCGGTGGCAACCTGAATCGGGTCGGTGATGTAGCGATCCGCAGGAATCGGAACATTCCGGGGTTTCTGAGGATCTCGAACCGCGACCTTGCGGACGATGACCGTTCGGCCGATCCTTCGGGCGAAGGCCCCTTGCCGATCTTCGATCCTCCGGGCCACCTCCGCCCCGACGGTTCCCAGGCCCAGCAGGCCGATGGCGACCGGTTGCATCGATCCTCCAAATTCGTCAACGCGAGCGGAATCGGACTCAACTGAAACAGATGTTCGTTATGCAAGGATGGACGATCGCGCGGAGCAATCGACCATCATTGGAGTCTACCAAACAGAGCAATGGCCGATCTCCAGTTCGCGATCCCGACCGACCGAGTCCTCGAGGTCATCGGTCGATTCGGAATTGCCCAGGGGATCGGCCATCATCGCCTCGATCGTCTGGTGACCATCGAGCAGCACTGTCGGCCAAATGCTCAGTCGAGTGGCTTAATCCGGATGTTCCGGAACTGGACGATGCTCGGCGAGCCGGTGTACTTGCCGTCGCGATAGCCGCCGTGGTGCTGGAGCGAGAGCGGCCCCTCCTCGGGAGCACCGGGCAACTGGGCCTCGT includes:
- a CDS encoding homoserine dehydrogenase, translating into MQPVAIGLLGLGTVGAEVARRIEDRQGAFARRIGRTVIVRKVAVRDPQKPRNVPIPADRYITDPIQVATDPETTLVIELMGGIEPARTAVLAALEAGKDVVTANKALLAEHGAEIFAAARRAGRSVAFEGAVGGGIPVIHAISVGLAANRFAALAAILNGTCNFILSSMARSGLSYAEALRQAQELGYAEADPTLDVDGTDTSHKLAILAQLAFGASVTTDMIPRQGIDTLQSSDIQYAAELGYTVKLLAVARDHRDAGLELRVAPRLVRRGSPLAEVSGPDNAIRTIGEPVGSNLMSGPGAGAGPTASAVLADVIDVIIGRAALTARSLDLWPADAPAPRLCSPRDVRGRSYLRFMIADRPGVLGTIAQVLGQHGVSIASVIQHDPGEDDHPDAPVPLVIMTHPASEADLVAALQAIDFLPIVTPPSIRLGVED